One genomic region from Candidatus Hydrogenedentota bacterium encodes:
- a CDS encoding DegQ family serine endoprotease, translating to MWHKAKRILLAAALAVAVLGVFAVPLLVFEPSSNAVYGADTSEAIQTLKDFGDTFAQVAETASPAVVSIQVTGEVTSPQMQMGDFPNMFPDDLLEFFFGPRGFGRQLPQRKGQAPEGRQWPREVPMGQGSGFIIDPDGYIVTNNHVVGEVDGAKITVKLSDGREFEAKMVGNDPKTDVALIKVEAGGLPSLRLGDSDATKVGEWVLAIGNPFGLSHTVTAGIVSARGRGDVGIGDSADFYSDFIQTDAAINPGNSGGPLINLDGEVVGMNTAIYSRTGGSMGIGFAIPVNMIKYVETQLRDKGTVTRGQLGVGIQPLTKELAESFGVDEGKGILIGQVMEGTGADKAGLKQGDIIVEYNGQPVGDLNSFRSRIASTAPGTDIQLVVLRDGKRIEKSVTIGTLDEKAVEAAAPGGGPGGPAKIEKDIGVTVQNLTDDVAAELGYEGEQGVVVSAVEPGSPAEMAGMQSGNLIQEVNRTKVSNIDQFQEAMEKAGKKGTVLLLVSDGQYSRYVALRLAK from the coding sequence ATGTGGCACAAAGCGAAACGCATTTTGCTGGCCGCGGCACTTGCGGTTGCAGTATTGGGAGTTTTTGCGGTACCGCTGCTCGTGTTCGAGCCGTCGAGCAACGCCGTTTACGGCGCCGACACATCCGAAGCTATCCAAACGCTTAAAGACTTCGGCGACACCTTCGCGCAGGTTGCGGAAACCGCCTCTCCGGCGGTGGTGTCTATCCAGGTGACCGGCGAGGTCACATCACCGCAGATGCAAATGGGGGATTTTCCGAACATGTTCCCCGATGACCTGTTGGAGTTCTTTTTTGGTCCAAGGGGATTCGGCCGCCAGCTCCCGCAGCGCAAGGGACAAGCGCCCGAGGGCCGGCAGTGGCCTCGGGAAGTTCCCATGGGCCAGGGCAGCGGGTTCATCATCGACCCGGACGGTTACATCGTGACGAACAACCACGTTGTGGGCGAGGTGGACGGCGCGAAGATCACCGTAAAGCTCTCCGATGGCCGTGAATTCGAGGCCAAAATGGTGGGCAACGATCCGAAGACCGATGTGGCTTTGATCAAGGTCGAGGCGGGTGGTCTCCCGTCGCTCCGGCTCGGCGATTCCGACGCGACTAAAGTGGGCGAATGGGTACTGGCGATTGGCAACCCCTTCGGACTTTCGCACACGGTCACCGCGGGCATCGTCAGCGCTCGTGGGCGCGGCGACGTGGGCATCGGCGACTCCGCCGATTTCTACTCCGATTTCATCCAGACCGACGCCGCGATTAACCCGGGCAACTCGGGCGGTCCTTTGATCAATCTTGACGGCGAAGTGGTTGGCATGAACACCGCGATCTACAGCCGGACGGGCGGCTCGATGGGCATAGGGTTCGCCATTCCCGTCAACATGATCAAGTACGTCGAGACCCAGCTTCGCGATAAGGGCACGGTTACCCGCGGGCAACTCGGTGTGGGCATTCAACCGCTGACCAAAGAACTTGCCGAGAGCTTTGGTGTCGATGAGGGGAAAGGCATCCTCATCGGGCAGGTCATGGAAGGTACCGGGGCCGACAAGGCGGGCCTCAAGCAGGGCGATATTATCGTCGAGTACAACGGCCAGCCCGTCGGCGACCTGAACTCGTTCCGAAGCCGCATAGCCAGTACCGCGCCGGGTACGGACATTCAGTTGGTGGTGCTCCGCGACGGCAAGCGCATTGAGAAGAGCGTCACCATCGGCACGCTGGACGAAAAGGCCGTGGAAGCGGCGGCGCCTGGCGGCGGCCCCGGCGGCCCCGCGAAAATCGAGAAGGACATCGGGGTCACGGTCCAGAATCTTACGGACGACGTGGCTGCCGAGCTTGGCTACGAGGGCGAACAAGGCGTGGTGGTGAGCGCCGTCGAGCCCGGAAGTCCCGCGGAGATGGCGGGTATGCAGTCCGGCAACCTCATTCAGGAAGTGAACCGCACGAAGGTCAGCAATATCGATCAATTCCAGGAGGCCATGGAGAAGGCGGGCAAGAAAGGAACCGTGCTTCTTCTGGTTTCCGATGGTCAGTATTCACGCTATGTGGCGTTGCGCCTAGCGAAATAG